The genomic stretch GCAGGCTGCCTGTATATGTGGACTTCAATACACTCCATACGACCCATGGACGTGCCCTTACTTTTGCAACGGGTGTGAAGCTTGCGAAACCCGGGCTGAAGGTGATTGTAGTTATGGGGGATGGTGATGCCGTTGCAATAGGCGGAAACCACTTCATACATGCTGCCAGGAGAAACGTTGATATTTCGACGGTTATCCTTAATAACAGCGTATACGGCATGACCGGAGGCCAGTATTCACCGACAACACCCTACGGAATGAAAACCACAACATCGCCATATACAAATGTTGAGCAGTCTTTTAAAATATCGGAGCTTGCTGTTACAGCAGGGGCAACTTTTGTAGCCAGGGGCACGGTATATCATGCTAAGATGCTGGATAGCCTCATGGAAAAGGCCTTTCAGAAAAAAGGTTTTTCTGTGGTGGAGGTTATTAGCCATTGTCATACCCAGTATGGGAGACTGAATCGTATGGGTTCCGCTGTTGAGATGATGGCATGGCAGAGAGATCATGCAGTGACGATTGAAAAGGCTGCCCAGATGAAAGAGGAAGAGATGAAGGATAAGTTCAAGATCGGAGTGCTGATCGATAAAGAACTTCCCGTTTTTCATGAGGAATACGAAAAGATAAGAAAATGGGCAAAAGGAACGAAATAATATAGTTACATAGTGAATAGTAAAAAAACAAGAAGACAAAAAATGGGAGATAAGATAAAGAATTTCAAGGATTTGAAGATATGGCAAAAGAGTCCTGTCCCCGAACGGGGGAATGACAATGGCTTGATAA from Pseudomonadota bacterium encodes the following:
- a CDS encoding 2-oxoacid:ferredoxin oxidoreductase subunit beta, which translates into the protein MTEVTKLIHKYLRHDKKFPHVWCPGCGIGIMLGSLIRAIDECGYNKDEIVLVSGIGCTGRLPVYVDFNTLHTTHGRALTFATGVKLAKPGLKVIVVMGDGDAVAIGGNHFIHAARRNVDISTVILNNSVYGMTGGQYSPTTPYGMKTTTSPYTNVEQSFKISELAVTAGATFVARGTVYHAKMLDSLMEKAFQKKGFSVVEVISHCHTQYGRLNRMGSAVEMMAWQRDHAVTIEKAAQMKEEEMKDKFKIGVLIDKELPVFHEEYEKIRKWAKGTK